From Microplitis mediator isolate UGA2020A chromosome 11, iyMicMedi2.1, whole genome shotgun sequence, one genomic window encodes:
- the LOC130676863 gene encoding E3 ubiquitin-protein ligase RNF126-like gives MTYPGMAFVFVVGVGLATILYYMFADNSHNQHNHSNNGTGPPPDIPQNSWSAPTARQRSRRKGSGASTDKTNCTICLAEISLPQIVNVRPCGHAFHMKCIQDWQKQGQTESHKSCPNCRRKIEEIC, from the exons ATGACGTACCCTGGGATGGCGTTTGTTTTTGTCGTCGGTGTCGGTCTCGCAACTATTTTGTATTACATGTTTGCTGATAATTCACACAATCAACACAATCATAGCAATAATGGAACTGGTCCACCTCCTGACATACCGCAAAATTCTTGGAGCGCGCCGACTGCCag ACAGAGGAGTCGGAGAAAGGGATCTGGTGCCAGTACTGATAAAACAAATTGCACAATTTGCTTAGCAGAAATATCACTACCGCAAATAGTTAATGTCCGACCCTGCGGGCACGCGTTTCACATGAAATGTATTCAAGATTGGCAGAAACAAGGACAGACG gaGAGTCATAAATCCTGTCCCAATTGCCGGAGAAAAATCGAAGAAATTTGTTAA
- the LOC130676858 gene encoding uncharacterized protein LOC130676858 → MIRLLLMIIINTSSCTSRINHDKRIRGLISGWAPLVWLAPGERFLPLSVPEFLEHVQAGDNYLQTRVDVKTLLSNETSFLYGKEPGTVPIYALVQNCLDSSAKSNLVTSDRRRIKRKRAVAYSRVGREDSVVQSNEILTKAEGSNHGEVSKLISKGKRSRKLNFHVTYWMFYPFSEGKAVCVLDLGFFGTWPIPSVEGVCLGQLKEYGNHVGDWEHMSLYFAGDDHPVAMYVSAHDAGAYYRYDIRSGTFIYESQETRKGIFQKPIFPERVFTSSGSHPILFSAKGSHGLWTAPGKHKFVRIPRLYDESGFGTPWQTWKNLEVIPTENPSTAPSWMSFTGNWGNPRSNCHPLVNLGFNICEFVDGPTGIPTKKGSFQCPSSCD, encoded by the exons atgatacgGCTGTTACTGATGATTATTATCAACACAAGTTCATGTACCTCGAGAATAAATCACGACAAACGca TAAGAGGACTTATAAGTGGATGGGCCCCGCTCGTGTGGCTGGCACCTGGTGAAAGATTCCTGCCGCTGAGTGTCCCGGAGTTCTTGGAGCACGTGCAGGCCGGGGACAATTACCTACAGACACGTGTTGACGTTA AGACGCTGCTGTCTAATGAGACGTCATTTCTGTACGGCAAGGAGCCTGGTACGGTACCAATTTATGCCCTGGTCCAGAACTGTCTCGACTCGTCCGCGAAATCTAATTTGGTGACCAGCGACCGCAGGAGAATAAAACGTAAGCGCGCGGTCGCTTATTCGCGGGTCGGACGGGAGGACTCGGTGGTCCAGAGCAACGAGATCTTGACGAAAGCTGAAGGAAGTAATCACGGGGAAGTGAGCAAATTGATCTCCAAGGGAAAGAGGTCGCGGAAGCTGAACTTTCACGTGACCTATTGGATGTTCTATCCGTTCAGTGAGGGAAAGGCTGTATGTGTTCTGGATCTCGGTTTTTTTGGCACATGGCCGATACCAAGTGTGGAGGGAGTCTGTCTCGGTCAACTTAAAGAGTATGGAAATCACGTGGGCGATTGGGAACACATGAGTCTTTACTTCGCG GGAGATGATCATCCTGTGGCGATGTATGTGTCTGCTCACGACGCCGGAGCGTATTACCGGTACGACATCAGAAGCGGTACTTTCATTTACGAGAGTCAAGAAACGCGGAAGGGTATTTTCCAAAAGCCCATATTTCCTGAGCGCGTTTTCACCTCCAGTGGCTCGCATCCGATTCTCTTCAGCGCCAAGGGCTCCCACGGGCTGTGGACGGCCCCGGGTAAACACAAGTTTGTAAGAATACCTAGACTGTACGACGAGAGTGGGTTCGGCACTCCCTGGCAGACTTGGAAGAACCTAGAGGTGATTCCCACCGAAAATCCCTCGACGGCGCCATCCTGGATGTCCTTTACAGGCAACTGGGGGAATCCTAGAAGCAATTGTCATCCTCTTGTTAATCTAGGATTTAATATTTGCGAGTTTGTCGACGGACCAACTGGGATACCTACAAAGAAAGGAAGCTTTCAATGTCCTAGTTCTtgtgattaa
- the LOC130676862 gene encoding uncharacterized protein LOC130676862, with protein MGEKDHHVHFSGGSGLGFNNIMIQPQRHGHLDAHLGFLQRHHRYHIEFSIPWNKCIHADDKSQVPAAIVENNSSSNCRVNEVFQEKDDLRIKLELLAYDEFLKEVIQLKCCESGTPLNVAVKARVLSRDKGTPVLRNGIHSIGIEPSEEQDDDESE; from the exons ATGGGAGaaaaag ATCATCATGTTCACTTTAGTGGAGGTAGCGGTCTtggatttaataatattatgataCAGCCGCAACGTCATGGACATTTGGATGCACATTTAGGATTCTTACAACGTCACCACAG gtaTCACATAGAATTCTCGATACCATGGAACAAGTGCATACATGCGGATGACAAATCCCAAGTACCAGCGGCGATAGTGGAGAATAATAGCAGCTCAAATTGTAGAGTGAACGAAGTATTCCAGGAGAAAGACGACCTAAG gatAAAGCTTGAATTGTTAGCCTACGACGAATTTCTTAAGGAAGTTATCCAGTTAAAGTGCTGCGAGTCCGGCACGCCGCTCAATGTCGCGGTGAAAGCCCGAGTCCTCAGCAGAGACAAAGGGACCCCGGTGCTGAGGAACGGGATCCACAGCATCGGCATCGAGCCCAGTGAGGAACAAGACGACGACGAGTCTGAGTAG
- the LOC130676861 gene encoding translation initiation factor IF-3, producing the protein MAINTLCKSVRNYNFTRIISCNLNLTTYKNKLNQQSCLLPRVMLSDSDNLNINLNYNKCYCNIGIDDPVKIKKKKVFVPRITLLSEKDEISIVTLEAAQKLASRHNMKLVKIVDFDTKTERPVYKLMTLQEFIQSELKSKAEAKEAKEKAIKEDKTIAVSSKIAEHDLHIKIKSMIKMLGKRHGVRVVIAVDGNKEKAENVRNMIIDHCKEHAKAQAKSDTALNLKVTLRPIINKLNQEPEESVNKLADNNMG; encoded by the exons ATGGCGATAAACACGTTGTGTAAAAGTGTGagaaattacaattttactcGAATTATttcatgtaatttaaatttgacaacttacaaaaataaattaaatcagcAGTCATGTTTGCTGCCGCGTGTGATGTTAAGTGACAGTgataatttaaacattaatttaaattacaataaatgttACTGCAACATTGGCATCGATGACCCGGTCAAGATCaagaagaaaaaagttttcgtaCCCAGGATCACTTTGCTCTCGGAAAAAGACGAGATTTCGATAGTGACCTTGGAGGCTGCTCAGAAACTGGCCAGCAGACATAACATGAAGTTGGTTAAAATAGTCGACTTTGATACTAAAACTGAGAGACCTGTTTACAAGCTCATGACACTTCAAGAGTTCATACAGTCTGAGTTGAAGAGCAAAGCTGAAGCCAAAGAAGCCAAAGAGAAGGCCATCAAGGAGGACAAGACCATCGCGGTGTCAAGTAAAATAGCAGAGCATGATTtacatattaaaattaaaagtatgaTCAAGATGCTGGGCAAGAGACATGGGGTCCGGGTTGTCATTGCCGTTGATGGCAACAAAGAAAAAGct gaAAATGTGAGGAATATGATAATAGACCATTGCAAAGAACATGCGAAAGCGCAGGCGAAATCAGACACTGCATTAAATCTCAAAGTAACTCTACGTCcgataataaacaaattgaaCCAGGAACCCGAAGAGAGTGTCAATAAACTGGCTGACAATAACATGGggtga